A region from the Verrucomicrobiota bacterium genome encodes:
- a CDS encoding amino acid permease, translating to MSVISSTRRPRNVDARRATAILYGDWGTSKAYVIGLAFAAAGYSSFGLIAAMCVLTALVGINYITICRLYPDGGGVYGSVRHRSEILSIVGAFLLLADYIVTAALSALSAFEYLGVPNPHQFAGLAILVIGALNYFGPRHTGSLAFLVTIPTVAVVGLLILFAAPHFGKAVQNIRPLPDDWGVVWAGFVSIILALSGVEAIASATGVMKLNRGSTDERPLVTQTSTKAILWVMAEVCVFTALLGLAMHGLDGLTISPGGNSGGHHGSGAQVDAPGNPGVRDYMLRYMGNVYVGHVLGPTAGQVFGAVISIVLALLLLSAVNTAIGALIGLQFVLSRDGEIPRGMQKLNAFGVPVLPIVLATVVPALLVMFVSDVSGLADLYAVGVVGAIAVNLIATATDRKAQVRTWERALMFGTFAVMAAIEITLFINKPNARVFAASILAIGLILRGIAKEWEQKRRPSPTTAPEQPEQDALSASEPSEAFDGPPMLCAVRGVGRTLDFALAEMAETKRPLYLLYVREQKVLTEQDRTRTWHSDADARKIFSYAKEKAGDRPVRYCYAVSESPADTIVDIAATLGVSRVMLGSPKRGSLITMLRGNIITEVSRILPEDIHLIVHA from the coding sequence ATGTCCGTCATCAGCAGCACCAGGCGTCCTCGCAATGTGGATGCGCGCCGGGCTACGGCGATCCTCTATGGCGACTGGGGCACCAGCAAGGCCTACGTCATTGGGTTGGCATTCGCCGCCGCCGGTTACAGTTCCTTTGGTTTGATCGCCGCGATGTGTGTTCTCACCGCGCTGGTGGGGATCAATTACATCACCATTTGCCGCCTTTATCCCGACGGCGGGGGGGTGTACGGGAGCGTCCGGCACCGGTCGGAAATCCTGTCGATCGTGGGCGCGTTTCTGCTTCTGGCGGATTACATCGTGACGGCGGCGCTCAGTGCGTTGTCGGCCTTCGAGTATTTGGGGGTGCCGAATCCCCATCAGTTCGCCGGCCTCGCCATTCTCGTGATCGGAGCTTTGAATTATTTCGGACCCCGCCACACCGGAAGCCTGGCGTTTTTGGTGACGATTCCCACTGTGGCCGTGGTGGGTCTGCTGATCCTTTTCGCCGCTCCCCATTTCGGGAAGGCGGTCCAGAATATCAGACCTTTGCCGGACGATTGGGGCGTTGTATGGGCCGGCTTCGTCAGCATCATTTTGGCCTTGTCCGGCGTCGAGGCAATCGCCAGCGCGACGGGGGTGATGAAGTTGAACCGTGGCTCGACGGACGAACGGCCTCTGGTCACCCAGACCTCGACCAAGGCCATTCTTTGGGTGATGGCCGAGGTCTGCGTGTTCACAGCGCTGCTTGGGCTCGCCATGCACGGGCTGGATGGATTGACCATCAGCCCGGGCGGGAACAGCGGCGGCCACCATGGCTCCGGAGCGCAAGTGGACGCTCCGGGGAATCCCGGCGTGCGCGATTACATGCTCCGTTACATGGGGAACGTGTATGTGGGGCATGTTTTGGGTCCCACCGCCGGACAGGTCTTCGGCGCGGTGATCAGCATCGTGCTGGCGCTTCTTCTTCTTTCCGCGGTGAACACGGCTATTGGCGCCCTCATCGGTTTGCAATTCGTGCTTTCGCGGGACGGGGAGATTCCCAGGGGCATGCAAAAATTGAATGCGTTCGGCGTTCCGGTGTTGCCGATTGTCCTGGCCACGGTCGTACCCGCATTGCTGGTCATGTTCGTCAGCGACGTTTCCGGCCTGGCGGATCTCTACGCGGTGGGCGTGGTGGGTGCCATCGCCGTGAATCTCATTGCCACGGCGACGGATCGCAAAGCCCAGGTTCGCACTTGGGAGCGCGCCTTGATGTTCGGCACCTTCGCAGTCATGGCGGCCATCGAGATCACCCTCTTTATCAACAAACCCAATGCGCGCGTGTTCGCCGCCTCGATTCTGGCCATTGGATTGATCCTTCGCGGCATCGCCAAGGAGTGGGAACAGAAACGCCGTCCGTCCCCGACCACCGCCCCGGAACAGCCTGAACAGGACGCTCTGTCCGCCTCGGAACCTTCCGAGGCTTTCGACGGTCCCCCGATGCTCTGCGCGGTCCGGGGCGTTGGACGCACCCTGGACTTCGCGTTGGCAGAAATGGCGGAAACCAAGCGTCCCCTTTATTTGCTCTACGTGCGGGAGCAGAAAGTCCTGACCGAACAGGATCGGACCCGCACTTGGCATTCCGACGCGGACGCGCGGAAGATATTCTCTTACGCGAAGGAGAAGGCGGGCGATCGTCCGGTTCGCTACTGTTATGCCGTCAGCGAATCTCCCGCCGACACAATCGTCGATATTGCCGCGACACTGGGGGTTTCGCGTGTCATGCTGGGTTCGCCCAAGCGGGGGTCCTTAATCACGATGCTGCGCGGCAACATCATCACTGAAGTCTCGCGCATTCTGCCGGAGGACATTCATTTGATTGTGCACGCTTGA
- a CDS encoding O-antigen ligase family protein, with translation MAERPQDDAEHEGSLRLPGPGPEARPGRISPETASLWHHWNDLAAETLIYAALFLASWGFGATQRWCIDTINALGWAIGGTGLVRRLLSWAAGHSPPRWGDPPVKDESEPLPGAFILRAAVMKAMAGLTLAILGYVALGLANSRVIEGQLVKESVAWLPHTYNAPQTWFALHEYLGLACLFWAAWDWMRGKTREEQESYFEKLPERFNAQVPMIPSRAARFLAFLTANGGTLAVASILQRLSGTGELLWIMPSTIGDASFHFGPFNYRANGAQYFNLLWPVCLAFWWLSRARHLAGTQLNERTGTGAYEVLFPFAALMGACPIISTNRVGAVLLIMAAPILYGLLAWDARRRNNQHRTSLHALFACLLALGLYLGWMPLEKRLGRVSHELRVDPAWAQRQEQYRSTTHLIEDHWIFGTGPRAYETVYRFHLAPGQAAYPYAHSDWIQTVAEWGVTGGILVFALLALAVLGPGWIGLGEPLLIQAAWAGMGLVLVHALVDFPMQIHGILVTFTLLAALTLSLPPRHESE, from the coding sequence ATGGCCGAACGCCCCCAAGACGACGCAGAGCATGAAGGATCGCTTCGGCTGCCCGGACCCGGACCGGAGGCAAGGCCGGGTCGGATCTCGCCCGAAACGGCGTCGCTCTGGCATCATTGGAACGATCTCGCCGCGGAAACCTTGATCTACGCGGCGCTCTTCCTGGCTTCCTGGGGGTTTGGCGCAACCCAGCGATGGTGCATTGATACGATCAACGCCCTGGGATGGGCGATCGGAGGCACCGGATTGGTGAGACGGCTCCTGTCGTGGGCGGCGGGACACTCGCCGCCGCGCTGGGGAGACCCACCGGTCAAGGATGAGAGCGAACCGCTCCCGGGAGCTTTCATCCTGCGAGCGGCGGTAATGAAGGCCATGGCCGGGCTCACTCTCGCGATTCTGGGTTATGTCGCGCTGGGACTGGCGAATTCCCGTGTGATCGAGGGCCAACTTGTAAAAGAGAGCGTGGCTTGGCTGCCGCACACCTATAACGCGCCGCAAACATGGTTCGCCTTGCACGAATACTTGGGATTGGCGTGCCTCTTTTGGGCCGCTTGGGATTGGATGCGCGGGAAGACCCGGGAAGAGCAAGAATCCTACTTCGAGAAGCTGCCCGAACGATTCAATGCGCAGGTCCCCATGATTCCCAGCCGCGCGGCGCGTTTTCTGGCGTTTCTGACCGCGAATGGAGGAACGCTGGCCGTGGCGAGCATTTTGCAGCGCCTTTCCGGGACGGGAGAATTGCTCTGGATCATGCCTTCGACCATCGGTGACGCGTCGTTTCATTTCGGTCCCTTCAATTACCGGGCGAATGGAGCGCAATACTTCAACCTTCTTTGGCCGGTGTGCCTGGCGTTCTGGTGGCTGTCCCGCGCCCGTCATCTGGCGGGAACGCAGCTCAATGAACGAACGGGTACGGGTGCATACGAGGTGCTTTTTCCGTTTGCCGCTCTCATGGGCGCCTGCCCCATCATATCCACGAACCGAGTGGGCGCGGTGCTCTTAATCATGGCGGCGCCCATCCTCTACGGGCTGCTGGCTTGGGATGCGCGCCGACGCAACAACCAGCATCGAACGAGCCTGCACGCGCTCTTCGCCTGTCTGCTCGCGTTGGGACTTTACCTGGGATGGATGCCACTGGAGAAGCGCTTGGGACGAGTCAGCCACGAATTGCGGGTGGATCCGGCTTGGGCCCAAAGGCAGGAACAGTATCGCTCCACCACGCATCTTATTGAAGATCACTGGATTTTCGGAACGGGACCGAGGGCTTATGAAACCGTGTATCGATTTCATCTGGCGCCGGGACAAGCGGCGTATCCCTACGCGCATTCGGACTGGATTCAAACCGTGGCCGAATGGGGGGTGACGGGCGGCATTCTGGTGTTCGCCTTGCTGGCGCTTGCCGTGTTGGGACCGGGCTGGATTGGCTTGGGCGAGCCCTTGTTGATTCAGGCAGCCTGGGCAGGCATGGGATTGGTTTTGGTCCATGCCCTGGTCGATTTTCCGATGCAGATTCACGGAATTCTTGTGACTTTCACGCTGCTCGCCGCCCTGACACTTTCCCTGCCACCACGCCATGAATCCGAATGA
- a CDS encoding ABC transporter permease produces the protein MFQNIGEMLLLLWRTLGAGGQLWRQRRKVAEQLFEIGNASLLMACILSMFIGGVIALQTGPVLVERGLSSSIGGLVGLSMCKELAPVMMAVLIAGRIGSAMAAEIGSMRVYQEIDALRTMNINPIHYLVLPRIAAISLALPTLVIFSILVGWMGGAIVSVYNQQIAITFQGYFSNLGELVEAKHIAHGLLKAFVFAVVIGAVSCHQGLQTIGGPRGIGRSVTKAVVNSIVLILILDYFITRLLLHFEP, from the coding sequence ATGTTCCAAAATATCGGCGAAATGCTGCTTTTGCTCTGGCGCACGCTGGGTGCGGGCGGCCAGTTGTGGCGCCAACGACGCAAGGTGGCGGAGCAACTTTTCGAGATCGGCAACGCCAGCCTGCTCATGGCGTGCATTCTCTCCATGTTCATCGGCGGTGTCATCGCGCTTCAAACCGGGCCGGTGCTGGTCGAACGGGGCCTTTCCAGTTCGATCGGCGGACTGGTGGGGTTATCCATGTGCAAGGAACTGGCCCCGGTCATGATGGCGGTGCTCATCGCGGGCCGCATTGGTTCCGCCATGGCCGCCGAGATCGGATCGATGCGCGTCTATCAGGAGATCGATGCCCTGCGCACCATGAACATCAATCCCATTCACTACCTGGTGTTGCCCCGCATCGCCGCCATCAGCTTGGCGTTGCCCACGCTGGTGATCTTCTCGATCCTGGTGGGGTGGATGGGAGGCGCGATCGTTTCGGTTTACAACCAACAGATCGCGATCACTTTTCAAGGATACTTCAGCAACCTGGGAGAATTGGTCGAGGCGAAGCACATCGCCCACGGCTTGCTGAAAGCCTTCGTCTTCGCCGTCGTCATCGGCGCGGTTTCCTGCCATCAAGGGTTGCAGACCATCGGGGGGCCGCGCGGCATCGGACGATCGGTGACCAAGGCCGTGGTCAATTCCATCGTGCTGATCCTGATTCTCGACTATTTCATTACGCGTCTCCTGCTGCACTTCGAGCCATGA
- a CDS encoding ATP-binding cassette domain-containing protein: MTLSDPAPVRSPATGVKVEVRGLHKQFGRTSVLQDINLIVDRGEIFVVMGPSGSGKSVLLKHLIGLEVPDQGEILIEDVSILASNIHERHRLAMVFQSGALLNSLTVGENVGLYLSEHRLKPPDEIERIVVEKLGLVGLEGMANRLVSELSGGMKKRVAIARALVIEPQLLLYDEPTSELDPVMSVVIGEEIYNLNQRIGVTSVVVSHDRDLAFGIADRMAIIHQGVIVCVGTPDEVRSNEDTFVKEFLNADLKLCKTKRPL; the protein is encoded by the coding sequence ATGACCCTCTCCGACCCCGCCCCTGTCCGCTCGCCCGCCACCGGAGTCAAGGTGGAGGTGCGCGGCTTGCACAAGCAATTCGGGCGAACTTCCGTGCTTCAGGACATCAACCTGATCGTGGATCGCGGCGAGATTTTCGTCGTCATGGGACCGAGCGGAAGCGGCAAGAGCGTCCTGCTCAAACACCTCATCGGCCTGGAGGTTCCTGATCAAGGGGAGATCCTGATCGAGGATGTCTCCATCCTCGCCTCGAATATCCACGAAAGGCACCGCCTGGCCATGGTCTTTCAGTCCGGCGCCCTGCTCAATTCCCTCACCGTGGGTGAAAACGTCGGACTCTACCTTTCGGAACATCGGCTGAAGCCCCCGGACGAGATCGAGAGGATCGTGGTGGAGAAACTCGGTCTCGTGGGTCTGGAAGGCATGGCCAACCGCCTGGTGAGCGAATTGTCCGGCGGGATGAAAAAGCGCGTGGCCATCGCCCGCGCCCTGGTCATCGAACCGCAACTGCTCCTCTACGATGAACCAACCAGCGAACTCGATCCCGTCATGTCCGTCGTCATCGGCGAGGAAATCTACAACCTCAACCAGCGCATTGGCGTCACTTCGGTCGTGGTCAGCCATGATCGCGACCTCGCCTTTGGCATCGCGGATCGCATGGCCATCATCCATCAGGGCGTCATTGTCTGTGTGGGAACGCCGGATGAAGTGCGCAGCAACGAAGATACCTTTGTGAAGGAATTCCTGAATGCCGATCTGAAACTCTGCAAGACCAAGCGACCCTTATGA
- a CDS encoding MCE family protein, producing the protein MKNTLETRLGIFFALALIAGAVLLEMAGGADFFKKGKQVKALFNNVQDLKPGDPVKMAGVAIGKVETIGFSQGRVEVTFKVTDPQAAVKTDSKAVIKFLGLLGQNYLAISIGSAGAIPVENGAVIESTEQPDLSTLMAKLEGVATGVENVTKNFSADNFSNLLGPFTDFLKENKPRLDNILVNMQTISSNVASGQGSVGKMINDEALYSSALGAVNSLKAATHQIQSTVESAKSLVTDVNEGKGTIGKLVRDESLFRETTNAMTQLREILQKINQGHGSVGKLVNDESLFKNAKMTLQKVDKATEGLEDQGPLSVISLVVGSLF; encoded by the coding sequence ATGAAAAACACCTTGGAAACCCGTCTCGGTATCTTTTTTGCCCTGGCTCTCATTGCCGGAGCCGTTCTGCTCGAAATGGCAGGCGGGGCCGATTTCTTCAAGAAAGGCAAGCAGGTCAAAGCGCTTTTCAATAACGTGCAGGACCTGAAGCCCGGTGACCCCGTGAAAATGGCCGGCGTGGCCATCGGCAAAGTCGAAACGATCGGATTCTCCCAGGGCCGCGTGGAAGTGACGTTCAAAGTCACGGACCCCCAGGCCGCCGTCAAGACGGACAGCAAAGCCGTCATCAAATTTCTCGGACTGCTGGGACAGAATTACCTCGCGATCTCCATCGGCTCCGCCGGCGCCATCCCCGTCGAAAATGGCGCCGTCATCGAGAGCACGGAGCAACCCGACCTCAGCACCCTCATGGCCAAGCTCGAAGGTGTCGCCACCGGTGTTGAAAATGTAACCAAGAACTTCAGCGCCGATAACTTCAGCAACTTGCTCGGGCCGTTCACGGATTTCCTCAAGGAGAACAAACCCCGCCTCGACAACATTCTCGTCAACATGCAAACCATCAGTTCCAACGTCGCCTCCGGACAGGGCTCGGTTGGCAAGATGATCAACGACGAGGCCCTCTACTCCTCCGCCCTGGGCGCGGTCAACAGCCTCAAGGCCGCCACGCATCAGATTCAATCGACCGTCGAGTCAGCCAAATCCCTGGTGACCGATGTGAATGAAGGAAAGGGGACGATCGGCAAACTGGTGCGGGACGAATCCCTTTTCCGGGAGACCACCAACGCCATGACTCAACTGCGCGAAATCCTGCAAAAAATCAACCAGGGGCATGGGTCCGTCGGCAAACTGGTCAACGACGAATCATTGTTCAAGAACGCCAAGATGACGCTGCAAAAAGTGGACAAAGCCACCGAAGGTTTGGAAGACCAGGGCCCGCTCAGCGTCATCAGCCTGGTCGTGGGGAGCTTGTTCTGA
- a CDS encoding ATP-dependent helicase, which produces MDRPLTELQIDYRAELNDQQYEAVTAPPGPALVLAGAGSGKTRTLTYRVAFLLEQGIPPERILLLTFTNKAAREMMSRVAGLLGRELRELWGGTFHSVGARILRSYGESIGVGANFTILDRSDSEDLLATCLAECGIDRKDKEFPKVDAIADMFSQSANRRLGLAGWFERIALDGEAFLEKLEEVRKVYQERKRAAQCYDFDDLLRLWLELLEKDAEAREAMQRRFQFVLVDEYQDTNRLQSDLIDLLGAKNRNVMVVGDDSQSIYSWRGAEFRNILDFPKRYPGAAVFKIETNYRSTPEILDVANAAIATNTEQFEKALRASLDPGGKPAVVECSTGRTQARFLADRITDLIEEGVSPGEIAVLYRSHFHALELQLELSRRQIRHQVTSGIRFFEQAHVKDAVAFLRLLANPGDEVSFRRLARMAPGVGEKSAAKLWGQFLAAWNASDAASPDRVSRAFASCAEKVPARAKPDWKRWAEAIAECETSNQPGTAVQVLLKSGYEDYVKMAYDNVEKRLEDLSQLRQFAMEFSDTREFLTQLALYSGLETEAARDDEGEGRSVRLSTIHQAKGLEFEAVFVINLAEGLFPSRRAMEDVDQIEEERRLFYVAVTRAKKYLTLTYPSVRRSAQGWEESAMPSRFLGEIGKNLVNFWSDSAVSW; this is translated from the coding sequence ATGGACCGTCCCCTGACCGAATTGCAGATCGATTATCGGGCTGAACTGAATGATCAGCAGTACGAGGCCGTGACAGCGCCCCCAGGTCCGGCGCTGGTGCTGGCCGGGGCGGGATCGGGCAAGACGCGCACGCTGACCTATCGCGTCGCTTTCCTGCTGGAGCAGGGCATCCCCCCTGAACGAATCCTGTTGCTGACGTTCACCAACAAGGCGGCCCGGGAGATGATGTCTCGTGTCGCCGGGTTGCTCGGACGGGAGCTGCGTGAGTTGTGGGGCGGCACGTTTCACTCAGTGGGCGCCCGCATCTTGCGCAGTTACGGGGAGTCCATCGGGGTCGGCGCAAACTTTACGATTTTAGACCGGTCGGACTCGGAGGATTTACTCGCCACCTGCCTGGCGGAGTGCGGCATCGACCGGAAAGACAAGGAGTTTCCCAAGGTGGACGCCATCGCGGACATGTTTTCGCAGTCGGCCAACCGCCGGCTCGGATTGGCCGGGTGGTTCGAAAGAATTGCCCTGGATGGCGAAGCCTTTCTGGAAAAGTTGGAAGAAGTCCGGAAGGTTTACCAGGAGCGCAAGCGAGCGGCGCAGTGTTACGACTTCGATGATCTGCTCAGGCTGTGGCTGGAGCTGCTGGAGAAAGACGCGGAAGCAAGAGAGGCGATGCAGCGGCGGTTTCAGTTTGTATTGGTGGACGAGTACCAAGACACCAACCGGTTGCAATCGGACCTGATCGATCTCCTGGGCGCGAAGAACCGGAATGTGATGGTGGTTGGCGATGATTCCCAGAGTATCTATTCGTGGCGTGGGGCGGAATTCCGGAACATTCTCGATTTTCCGAAGCGATATCCCGGCGCCGCGGTGTTCAAGATTGAGACGAATTACCGGAGTACTCCGGAGATTTTGGACGTGGCCAACGCGGCGATCGCAACCAATACAGAACAATTCGAGAAGGCCTTGCGGGCATCGCTCGATCCAGGCGGAAAACCGGCGGTGGTTGAATGTTCCACAGGCCGCACCCAGGCCCGATTCTTGGCGGATCGCATCACGGATTTGATCGAGGAGGGCGTGTCACCCGGAGAAATCGCCGTCCTTTACCGCTCGCACTTTCACGCGCTCGAATTGCAGCTGGAATTGAGCCGCCGGCAGATCCGCCATCAAGTGACAAGCGGCATCCGTTTCTTCGAACAAGCGCACGTGAAGGACGCGGTGGCGTTCCTGAGGCTGCTGGCCAATCCGGGGGATGAGGTGAGTTTTCGCCGCCTGGCACGCATGGCCCCGGGGGTGGGTGAAAAATCAGCCGCAAAACTCTGGGGACAATTCCTGGCGGCCTGGAACGCGTCCGACGCGGCATCACCCGATCGCGTTTCGCGGGCCTTCGCGTCCTGCGCCGAGAAGGTTCCGGCGCGCGCGAAACCAGATTGGAAACGGTGGGCGGAGGCCATTGCCGAATGCGAGACTTCGAACCAGCCTGGGACTGCGGTCCAAGTCCTCCTCAAAAGCGGCTATGAGGATTACGTGAAAATGGCCTATGACAACGTGGAGAAGCGGCTGGAGGATCTGAGCCAGCTCAGGCAGTTCGCCATGGAGTTTTCAGACACCCGGGAGTTTCTCACCCAACTCGCGTTGTATTCGGGCCTGGAGACCGAGGCAGCCCGGGACGATGAAGGCGAGGGCCGGTCCGTGAGACTTTCCACCATCCACCAGGCGAAGGGACTCGAATTCGAGGCGGTCTTCGTCATCAACCTGGCCGAGGGTTTGTTTCCTTCCCGGCGCGCGATGGAGGACGTGGACCAGATCGAGGAGGAGCGACGCTTGTTTTATGTCGCGGTAACGCGCGCCAAAAAATATCTGACGTTGACCTACCCTTCGGTGCGCCGTTCCGCGCAGGGGTGGGAAGAATCGGCCATGCCTTCGCGTTTTCTGGGCGAGATCGGCAAAAATCTGGTGAACTTCTGGAGCGATTCAGCGGTTTCTTGGTGA